The following proteins come from a genomic window of Micromonospora echinofusca:
- a CDS encoding GNAT family N-acetyltransferase, giving the protein MTPEVIEADGVRLRQFRPADTADLAAGCGDPVNLRFNPGMPQPYTEADARWWITEGAPAAWATGGAAYAIVDPATDRLVGGAGIGQVVTPRRQAEVGYWVAPWARRRGIATAATRALADAALRHGVDRLELLTHAENPASQRVALAAGFRHEGVRRAAGQLRGGGRTDLLVWVRLTDDPPGPAPRALPDLPEGRLTDGVVTLRRLGPDDADLMYRLHSRPEVVANQAPPVPPTRAAIERRCRTAESAWFTGAIARLLILDVVTSEPAGSCGLSISDPAAGEGSIGYALLPERRGRGLATRAVRLLAGWAFGPAGLARLVAGTVPDNTASHGVLKRVGFRREGLLRGRLPGPSGTRLDDLVFGLLPDDLR; this is encoded by the coding sequence ATGACACCGGAGGTGATCGAGGCCGACGGGGTGCGGCTGCGGCAGTTCCGCCCCGCCGACACCGCCGACCTCGCCGCCGGCTGCGGCGACCCGGTCAACCTGCGATTCAACCCCGGCATGCCGCAGCCGTACACCGAGGCCGACGCCCGGTGGTGGATCACCGAGGGCGCCCCGGCCGCCTGGGCCACCGGCGGGGCCGCGTACGCCATCGTCGATCCGGCCACCGACCGCCTGGTCGGCGGCGCGGGCATCGGCCAGGTCGTGACGCCGCGCCGGCAGGCGGAGGTGGGCTACTGGGTCGCGCCGTGGGCGCGGCGGCGCGGGATCGCCACCGCCGCGACCCGGGCCCTGGCCGACGCCGCGCTGCGCCACGGCGTCGACCGGCTGGAGCTGCTGACCCACGCCGAGAATCCGGCCAGCCAGCGGGTGGCGCTCGCCGCCGGCTTCCGCCACGAGGGCGTACGCCGGGCGGCCGGCCAACTGCGCGGCGGCGGCCGGACGGACCTGCTGGTGTGGGTACGGCTCACCGACGACCCGCCCGGCCCGGCGCCCCGGGCGCTGCCCGACCTGCCCGAGGGCCGACTCACCGACGGAGTGGTGACCCTGCGCAGGCTCGGCCCGGACGACGCCGACCTGATGTACCGGCTGCACTCACGGCCGGAGGTGGTGGCGAACCAGGCCCCGCCGGTGCCACCGACCCGGGCGGCCATCGAGCGGCGCTGCCGGACGGCCGAGAGCGCGTGGTTCACCGGCGCCATCGCCCGGCTGCTGATCCTCGACGTGGTCACCAGCGAGCCGGCGGGCAGCTGTGGGCTCAGCATCTCCGACCCGGCGGCCGGCGAGGGATCGATCGGCTACGCGCTCCTGCCCGAGCGGCGCGGACGCGGGCTGGCGACCCGGGCGGTGCGGCTCCTGGCCGGCTGGGCGTTCGGCCCGGCGGGGCTCGCCCGGCTGGTGGCCGGCACCGTGCCCGACAACACCGCCTCGCACGGGGTGCTCAAGCGGGTGGGATTCCGCCGGGAGGGCCTGCTGCGCGGGCGCCTGCCCGGACCGTCCGGCACCCGCCTCGACGACCTGGTGTTCGGGCTGCTCCCCGACGATCTGCGCTGA
- the hpf gene encoding ribosome hibernation-promoting factor, HPF/YfiA family: MDIVVKGRNVEVPDHYRVHVAEKLAKIERYDHKLIRVDVELFHERNPRQADHCQRVEITCVSRGPVIRAEACTNDFYSALDAAIAKLDTRLRRAADRRRVHRGRHAPLSVAAATAGLPVAGLDAPLGASPDGSATATAVADRVEEEEHDQPWHIAREKVHPAEPMTVDEALFQMELVGHDFYLFQDKESGRPSVVYRRHAYDYGIISLDA; the protein is encoded by the coding sequence ATGGACATCGTGGTCAAGGGCCGTAACGTCGAAGTGCCGGATCACTACCGGGTGCACGTGGCGGAGAAACTCGCGAAGATCGAACGTTACGACCACAAACTTATCCGTGTCGATGTAGAGCTTTTCCACGAGCGCAATCCGCGCCAGGCGGACCACTGCCAGCGCGTCGAAATCACCTGCGTTTCCCGTGGCCCGGTGATCCGGGCGGAGGCCTGCACGAACGACTTCTACAGCGCGCTCGACGCGGCCATCGCCAAGCTGGACACCCGGTTGCGCCGGGCGGCCGACCGCCGCCGCGTCCACCGCGGCCGGCACGCGCCGCTCTCCGTCGCCGCCGCCACCGCCGGCCTGCCGGTCGCCGGTCTCGACGCGCCCCTAGGTGCGTCCCCCGACGGCTCCGCCACGGCCACCGCCGTGGCCGACCGGGTCGAGGAGGAGGAGCACGACCAGCCCTGGCACATCGCGCGGGAGAAGGTGCACCCCGCCGAGCCGATGACCGTCGACGAAGCCCTGTTCCAGATGGAACTCGTCGGCCACGACTTCTACCTGTTCCAGGACAAGGAGTCCGGTCGCCCGAGCGTCGTCTACCGGCGGCACGCCTACGACTACGGAATCATCTCCCTCGACGCCTGA
- a CDS encoding ComF family protein, whose translation MRDLGGLWADLTDLVLPVECAGCRERRPGLRHGVCPECVVALGALRPRAVRPTPAPPDLPPCVALGPYAGPLREALLAYKDHGRHGLARPLGALLAEVVAAAVGEARPVMLVPVPDTAAAARARYGDHLGRLTRHCADRLRRAGWPVRVRRPLRALPRPDSVTLDSAGRAAAAESAFRVRPRVPSVPDGAAVVVLDDILTTGATLAAVGRALTASGLSPTVAAVLAATEKRRRP comes from the coding sequence GTGCGGGATCTCGGCGGGCTCTGGGCGGACCTCACCGACCTGGTGCTGCCCGTGGAGTGCGCCGGCTGCCGGGAACGCCGACCGGGGCTGCGGCACGGCGTCTGCCCGGAGTGCGTGGTGGCGCTCGGCGCGTTGCGCCCCAGGGCCGTACGCCCCACTCCCGCCCCGCCCGACCTGCCGCCCTGCGTCGCCCTCGGCCCGTACGCCGGCCCGCTGCGGGAGGCGCTGCTGGCGTACAAGGACCACGGCCGGCACGGTCTGGCCCGGCCGCTGGGGGCGCTGCTCGCCGAGGTCGTGGCGGCGGCGGTGGGCGAGGCCCGTCCGGTGATGCTGGTGCCGGTGCCGGACACCGCGGCGGCGGCCCGCGCCCGCTACGGCGACCACCTCGGCCGGCTGACCCGGCACTGCGCGGACCGGCTGCGCCGGGCGGGCTGGCCGGTGCGGGTGCGCCGTCCCCTGCGTGCCCTGCCCCGACCCGACTCGGTGACGCTGGACAGCGCCGGCCGCGCGGCGGCGGCCGAGTCGGCCTTCCGGGTCCGCCCGCGGGTGCCGTCCGTGCCCGACGGGGCGGCGGTGGTGGTGCTCGACGACATCCTCACCACCGGCGCCACCCTCGCCGCCGTGGGGCGGGCGCTGACGGCGAGCGGGCTGTCACCCACGGTCGCCGCGGTGCTCGCCGCGACCGAGAAACGGCGCCGGCCGTAG
- a CDS encoding LpqB family beta-propeller domain-containing protein, which yields MRRRLLAGLLGGALLLGGVTGCGIPENTEVRVDGPGPAAEGGSTSGSRGEPPSRSAAGTDAEQFVQNFLSAAAGEPDGAYQRVRQFIVPADRDRLQTKQGSEVTLAVVRLTEEPVPVYAPDRTEVTLKVQQVGQLRTDGTLAPPETSTTTYTFELRSQAGQDGLTDGGLYVANPPTALLLSVEALETYYQSRTIYFWNNDRTRLVPDQRYLPLAVPDERRVSEVVKWLTAGPSAWLGTAVRRLPDGTRLINNATRTDGRWEVDLEMPEDKARLEQLGTQLAWSLSDLDGPLDIKIRNQSQEFIPDLERRRLDRPVHQLPESFQRFCVYEGAVHPLAYPGEPSGPVPVDAKANRNVVSAGLSRADNQILAALVVSDANRQWLSVGTGTDPVTAFTRSAKGYAAMGQPVWLRSTYRGQPAGLVVADGSLYRFDAQAQLTAVPLGVPGPVTAVAASLDGHRIAVIAGGTLYVAALSPDGAGATPGPARRLHTRLTSLSAVDWYGENTLVLAGAVGRPAVYEVSVDGARESRLEDKIGARVTHLAAYPANAVGRLGAAMYEANGVAYRSSPFERIQPQQVQEVTPPSAGARAGNPTAPFFLY from the coding sequence GTGAGGCGTCGGCTGCTCGCCGGACTGCTCGGCGGCGCGCTGCTGCTGGGCGGCGTGACCGGCTGCGGCATCCCGGAGAACACCGAGGTCCGGGTGGACGGGCCGGGACCGGCGGCCGAGGGCGGTTCGACCAGCGGCAGCCGGGGCGAGCCCCCGAGCCGCAGCGCCGCCGGCACCGACGCCGAGCAGTTCGTCCAGAACTTCCTCTCCGCTGCGGCCGGTGAGCCGGACGGGGCGTACCAGCGGGTCCGGCAGTTCATCGTGCCGGCGGACCGCGACCGCCTCCAGACCAAGCAGGGCAGCGAGGTCACGCTGGCCGTCGTCCGGCTCACCGAGGAGCCGGTACCCGTCTACGCCCCGGACCGGACCGAGGTCACCCTCAAGGTGCAGCAGGTCGGGCAGCTGCGCACGGACGGCACGTTGGCCCCGCCGGAGACGAGCACCACGACCTACACCTTCGAGCTGCGCAGCCAGGCCGGGCAGGACGGCCTGACGGACGGCGGGCTGTACGTGGCGAACCCGCCGACCGCGCTGCTGCTCAGCGTCGAGGCGCTGGAGACGTACTACCAGAGCCGGACGATCTACTTCTGGAACAACGACCGCACCCGCCTCGTCCCCGACCAGCGTTACCTGCCGCTCGCCGTGCCGGACGAGCGACGGGTCAGCGAGGTGGTCAAGTGGCTGACCGCCGGGCCCTCGGCCTGGCTCGGCACGGCCGTGCGCCGGCTGCCGGACGGCACCCGCCTGATCAACAACGCCACCCGGACGGACGGCCGCTGGGAGGTCGACCTGGAGATGCCGGAGGACAAGGCCCGGCTGGAGCAGCTCGGCACGCAACTCGCCTGGTCGCTGTCGGACCTCGACGGGCCGCTCGACATCAAGATCCGCAACCAGTCCCAGGAGTTCATCCCCGACCTGGAACGGCGCCGCCTGGACCGCCCGGTGCACCAGCTCCCGGAGAGCTTCCAGCGGTTCTGCGTCTACGAGGGCGCCGTCCACCCACTGGCCTACCCGGGAGAGCCGAGCGGCCCGGTGCCCGTGGACGCCAAGGCGAACCGGAACGTCGTCTCCGCCGGGCTCAGCCGCGCCGACAACCAGATCCTGGCGGCGCTGGTGGTCTCCGACGCCAACCGCCAGTGGCTCTCCGTCGGCACCGGCACCGACCCGGTGACCGCCTTCACCCGCAGCGCCAAGGGGTACGCCGCCATGGGCCAGCCGGTCTGGCTGCGCTCCACGTACCGGGGGCAGCCGGCCGGGCTCGTGGTCGCCGACGGGAGCCTCTACCGCTTCGACGCCCAGGCGCAGCTCACCGCCGTGCCGCTGGGCGTACCCGGCCCGGTGACCGCCGTGGCGGCCTCGCTGGACGGGCACCGGATCGCCGTCATCGCCGGGGGCACGCTCTACGTCGCCGCCCTCAGCCCTGACGGCGCGGGGGCGACCCCCGGTCCGGCCCGTCGGCTGCACACCCGGCTGACCAGCCTGTCGGCCGTCGACTGGTACGGCGAGAACACCCTGGTCCTCGCGGGCGCGGTCGGCCGCCCCGCGGTCTACGAGGTCAGCGTGGACGGCGCCCGGGAGAGCCGGCTGGAGGACAAGATCGGCGCCCGGGTGACGCACCTCGCCGCGTACCCGGCGAACGCGGTGGGTCGCCTCGGCGCCGCGATGTACGAGGCGAACGGGGTCGCGTACCGCAGCAGCCCGTTCGAGCGGATCCAGCCGCAGCAGGTGCAGGAGGTCACGCCGCCGTCGGCCGGGGCGCGCGCCGGCAACCCGACCGCCCCCTTCTTCCTCTACTGA
- the mtrB gene encoding MtrAB system histidine kinase MtrB: MATSLIPDPPTAAPRRHVAARELWRGVHGRAARLLAGLHQAWRRSLQLRVVTITLVASSLLVGGFAYLIADKITGILVENVETDVRVRLDSGADYAAKQFGLYDQPQETQLQETIEGTVNYLAGGDPQQTTGVIVALVADNHNDAIQPRSSPAVNVRPLISPELRETVAGGKVASQIRTGRLGEERTKYLVYGSPVPTRFGQVELYYLVPLARQDATAAEVRDTVAATGAALVLLLGLLAGLVTRLVVTPVRVAARTAQRLSAGLLDQRMVVNGEDDLALLAASFNQMATNLQRQILRLEEMSRLQRRFTSDVSHELRTPLTTVRMAADLIFAERDEFDPAVARSAELLQAELDRFEELLTDLLEISRFDAGFAMLDSEPTDLVPVVHRVADRLAGLAERVGVAIELDVPSTPVIAEVDPRRVERVLRNLVGNAVEHGEAKPVLITLGTDDTAVAITVRDHGVGLKPGEEKLVFNRFWRADPSRARQTGGTGLGLSISLEDARLHGGWLEAWGAPGQGAQFRLTLPSRAGDRLTTSPLRLVPADAALPFGGPRSGGLLAIGPGTQGALAIGPGADGALTVGPGRPGNGGHAEVGS, from the coding sequence GTGGCCACCTCCCTCATCCCGGACCCCCCGACGGCAGCCCCGCGCCGGCACGTCGCCGCGCGGGAGCTGTGGCGTGGCGTGCACGGCCGGGCCGCGCGCCTGCTCGCCGGCCTGCACCAGGCCTGGCGGCGGTCGCTCCAGCTGCGGGTGGTGACCATCACACTGGTCGCGTCCAGTCTCCTGGTGGGCGGTTTCGCCTACCTGATCGCCGACAAGATCACCGGCATCCTGGTGGAGAACGTCGAGACGGACGTGCGGGTGCGGCTGGACAGCGGCGCGGACTACGCGGCGAAGCAGTTCGGCCTCTACGACCAGCCGCAGGAGACGCAGCTGCAGGAGACCATCGAGGGCACGGTCAACTACCTGGCCGGCGGTGACCCGCAGCAGACCACCGGCGTGATCGTGGCGCTCGTCGCCGACAACCACAACGACGCCATCCAGCCCCGCTCCTCGCCCGCGGTCAACGTCCGCCCGCTGATCAGCCCGGAGCTGCGCGAGACGGTCGCCGGGGGCAAGGTCGCCAGCCAGATCCGCACCGGGCGCCTCGGCGAGGAGCGCACGAAGTACCTGGTCTACGGCTCCCCGGTGCCCACCCGGTTCGGTCAGGTGGAGCTCTACTACCTCGTACCGCTGGCCCGGCAGGACGCCACGGCCGCCGAGGTCCGGGACACCGTGGCCGCCACCGGGGCGGCCCTGGTGCTGCTGCTCGGCCTGCTCGCCGGCCTGGTCACCCGGCTGGTGGTGACCCCGGTGCGGGTCGCCGCCCGGACGGCCCAGCGGCTCTCCGCCGGCCTGCTCGACCAGCGCATGGTGGTCAACGGCGAGGACGACCTCGCCCTGCTCGCGGCGTCGTTCAACCAGATGGCGACCAACCTGCAACGGCAGATCCTGCGGCTGGAGGAGATGTCCCGGCTGCAACGCCGCTTCACCTCCGACGTCTCGCACGAGCTGCGCACCCCGCTGACCACGGTCCGGATGGCCGCCGACCTGATCTTCGCCGAGCGCGACGAGTTCGACCCGGCGGTGGCGCGCAGCGCCGAGCTGCTCCAGGCCGAGCTGGACAGGTTCGAGGAGCTGCTGACCGACCTGCTGGAGATCAGCCGCTTCGACGCCGGCTTCGCCATGCTCGACTCCGAGCCGACCGACCTGGTGCCGGTCGTGCACCGGGTGGCCGACCGGCTGGCCGGCCTCGCTGAGCGCGTCGGCGTGGCCATCGAGCTGGACGTCCCCAGCACCCCGGTGATCGCCGAGGTGGATCCCCGGCGGGTGGAGCGGGTGCTGCGCAACCTGGTCGGCAACGCCGTCGAGCACGGCGAGGCCAAGCCGGTGCTGATCACGCTCGGGACGGACGACACGGCGGTGGCGATCACCGTCCGCGACCACGGGGTGGGGCTCAAGCCGGGCGAGGAGAAGCTGGTGTTCAACCGCTTCTGGCGGGCCGATCCGTCCCGGGCACGGCAGACCGGCGGCACCGGGCTGGGCCTGTCGATCAGCCTGGAGGACGCCCGGCTGCACGGCGGCTGGCTGGAGGCCTGGGGCGCGCCCGGGCAGGGCGCCCAGTTCCGGCTCACCCTGCCGTCGCGGGCCGGCGACCGGTTGACCACCTCGCCGCTGCGGCTGGTGCCGGCCGACGCCGCGCTGCCCTTCGGCGGGCCCCGGTCGGGCGGGCTGCTGGCCATCGGCCCCGGCACTCAGGGCGCCCTCGCGATCGGCCCGGGCGCCGACGGCGCGCTGACCGTCGGTCCGGGGCGGCCGGGCAACGGTGGGCACGCGGAGGTGGGGTCGTGA
- the mtrA gene encoding MtrAB system response regulator MtrA, whose amino-acid sequence MRARVLVVDDDPALAEMLGIVLRSEGFLPSFVADGERALAAFRENRPDIVLLDLMLPGMSGIDVARSIRAESGVPIVMLTAKSDTVDVVLGLESGADDYVVKPFKPKELVARMRARLRRGEDVAPEMLTIGPPGNQITIDVPAHTVSRNGEEVKLTPLEFDLLVALARKPRQVFTREVLLEQVWGYRHAADTRLVNVHVQRLRAKIEPDPERPEIILTVRGVGYKAGTG is encoded by the coding sequence ATGAGAGCCCGGGTACTGGTGGTCGACGACGACCCCGCGCTCGCCGAGATGCTCGGCATCGTCCTGCGCAGCGAGGGCTTCCTGCCCTCGTTCGTCGCCGACGGCGAGCGGGCACTGGCGGCGTTCCGCGAGAACCGCCCCGACATCGTCCTGCTCGACCTCATGCTCCCCGGCATGAGCGGCATCGACGTGGCGCGGTCGATCCGGGCCGAGTCGGGCGTGCCGATCGTCATGCTGACCGCCAAGAGCGACACGGTCGACGTGGTCCTCGGCCTGGAGTCCGGGGCCGACGACTACGTGGTCAAGCCGTTCAAGCCCAAGGAGCTGGTCGCCCGGATGCGGGCGCGGCTGCGCCGCGGCGAGGACGTCGCCCCGGAGATGTTGACCATCGGGCCGCCCGGCAACCAGATCACCATCGACGTCCCGGCGCACACCGTCAGCCGCAACGGCGAGGAGGTGAAGCTGACGCCGCTGGAGTTCGACCTGCTGGTCGCGCTCGCCCGCAAGCCGCGCCAGGTCTTCACCCGCGAGGTGCTGCTGGAGCAGGTCTGGGGCTACCGGCACGCGGCGGACACGCGGCTGGTCAACGTGCACGTGCAGCGGCTGCGGGCCAAGATCGAGCCGGATCCGGAGCGGCCGGAAATCATCCTCACCGTGCGGGGCGTGGGCTACAAGGCAGGCACCGGATAG